Proteins from one Naumovozyma castellii chromosome 3, complete genome genomic window:
- the RAV2 gene encoding Rav2p (ancestral locus Anc_8.410) produces the protein MTTELYPDDYFGGQDKFDPIIDHTNERRWLINEIIKPELPNIIDNVEKCLDMLHSDQIFKMPISNGTNGVDSSQSNDLPSIKGVITRQGGYVLDFQAVVRFKEFKKGRPTLYRMNTGRKYPLLQLESIIDNLTELLKMLEDLELVEDVQEFADTFGIVLKLLTASTQLLQNPPQELIFPYNNNYIMKQMFQDCQNICESTHHEISLELVLFKNEISIDFRNLAKVTKKPWSEIDPTTGKSITDKIKDQLKTDRDKSTTEILTENGVHIEQPSLLNNIMMSTFNTEATTLAEAQRFLSRCVTFDNKVVTELEKLAITTSDPSLISITSKLAALDGTISNHYINLTVEECIINN, from the coding sequence ATGACTACAGAACTATACCCAGATGATTATTTTGGTGGCCAAGACAAATTTGACCCCATAATAGACCACACGAACGAACGTCGTTGGCTTATTAACGAAATCATCAAACCGGAACTCCCAAACATCATAGACAACGTAGAAAAATGTCTCGATATGCTACATAGTGATCAGATATTCAAGATGCCCATTAGTAATGGTACTAATGGGGTGGATTCCTCACAATCAAACGATTTGCCCTCCATTAAGGGTGTCATCACGAGACAAGGTGGATACGTATTGGATTTCCAGGCAGTAGTACGATTTAAGGAGTTCAAGAAGGGGAGACCCACGTTATATCGAATGAACACGGGCAGGAAGTACCCTTTGTTACAGTTGGAATCCATCATTGATAACCTGactgaattattgaaaatgttggAGGATTTAGAGTTAGTGGAAGATGTTCAAGAATTTGCAGATACATTTGGTATTGTACTAAAATTATTGACTGCCTCCACTCAATTGTTACAGAACCCGCCACAAGAATTGATTTTCCcctataataataattatattatgAAGCAAATGTTTCAAGATTGTCAGAATATTTGCGAGTCCACTCATCATGAAATATCACTAGAATTGGTGCTGTTTAAGAATGAGATAAGTATAGACTTCAGGAATTTGGCCAAAGTAACCAAGAAACCTTGGAGTGAAATCGATCCAACTACAGGTAAATCGATAACGgataaaattaaagatcaattgaaaactGACAGGGATAAGAGCACTACGGAAATTCTCACAGAGAATGGGGTACATATTGAGCAACCaagtttattgaataatattatgATGTCTACATTCAACACAGAGGCAACAACGCTTGCGGAAGCTCAGAGGTTTTTAAGCAGATGTGTAacttttgataataaaGTTGTGACAGAGTTAGAAAAATTAGCCATTACAACTAGTGATCCCTCTCTGATCAGTATAACTTCCAAATTGGCAGCTTTGGATGGTACCATTAGTAATCACTACATCAATCTTACCGTGGAAGAGTgtataataaataactGA
- the THI7 gene encoding thiamine transporter THI7 (ancestral locus Anc_8.412), whose protein sequence is MTRISASRFFRWLEVPVDERHTLSVLKNPDLLPIPVKHQTWGFWSNFSYWSVMSFSVGTWVSASSALSVGLSYPETIGTFIVGDVLTIFFTLANSYPGYDWKVGYTLTQRFVFGIYGSGFGILIRILMSIVNYASNAWLGGLCINMILDSWSHHYLNLPNTLTHKVAMTTKELIGFIIFHVITMFCYLWKPYHINYIMIISCFATCFSMMGMIIYLTKENHGVGNFFTSTHGTAKGSDKAWAWVYMVSYWFGSVSPSSVNHPDYSRFGTNETAIWLGTIIALLVPTTLIPVFGVIGASTTEQLYGTQLWQPMEICDQWLRNNYSAGARAATFFCGLSFTLSQISYTISSSGFASGMDLAGVLPKYIDIKRGAIFCALVSVALQPWNFYNSSSTFLTVMSSFGIVMTPIIAVMIADNFLIRKRKYSISQGFVGKGSEYYFNKGFNWRAFVAWVCGMTPGLPGIAWQVNNNYFHNKGIINFFYGDSFFSFVISFFLYWFLCVVFPFEINILNDEKDYYGAFTEEVARKKGMVPYCEITEEELEQFRMDKVDVTYVTKNGSSDSSDEEFKEGAGHQEVFSKASTDHTTQFEIVEQPKTDKTESEVDEGSIHERISVETTKQTN, encoded by the coding sequence ATGACTCGTATATCTGCATCCAGATTCTTCAGATGGCTCGAAGTGCCCGTCGATGAAAGACACACTTTGAGTGTCCTTAAGAACCCAGATCTGTTACCCATCCCAGTGAAACATCAGACATGGGGGTTTTGGTCCAATTTCAGTTACTGGTCAGTCATGTCCTTCAGTGTCGGAACGTGGGTTAGTGCCTCTTCTGCCTTAAGTGTTGGGCTAAGTTATCCCGAAACCATTGGAACATTCATCGTTGGTGATGTCCTTACCATCTTCTTTACGCTAGCTAATTCTTACCCCGGGTATGATTGGAAAGTCGGTTACACATTAACTCAAAGATTCGTCTTTGGTATATATGGTTCAGGGTTCGGGATCCTCATCCGTATCCTTATGAGTATCGTCAATTACGCTTCCAATGCATGGTTGGGTGGGCTTTGTATCAACATGATCTTAGATTCATGGTCTCATCACTATTTGAACCTACCTAATACATTAACTCATAAAGTCGCCATGACCACCAAGGAATTGATCggtttcatcatcttccatGTCATCACCATGTTCTGCTACCTTTGGAAACCATACCATATCAACTACATCATGATCATCTCATGTTTCGCCACTTGTTTCTCCATGATGGGTATGATCATCTACTTAACTAAGGAAAACCATGGTGTTGGTAACTTTTTCACATCCACCCACGGAACTGCAAAGGGTTCAGATAAAGCTTGGGCTTGGGTCTATATGGTCTCGTATTGGTTTGGATCCGTGTCACCTTCCAGTGTCAATCATCCAGATTATTCGAGATTCGGTACTAATGAAACAGCCATTTGGTTGGGAACCATCATTGCCCTATTGGTCCCCACCACTTTAATTCCCGTCTTTGGTGTCATTGGGGCCTCTACAACAGAACAATTATATGGCACACAACTATGGCAACCCATGGAAATCTGTGATCAATGGCTAAGAAATAACTACAGTGCCGGTGCAAGAGCCGCTACATTTTTCTGTGGTCTTTCCTTCACATTATCTCAAATATCTTATACAATTTCTAGTTCAGGTTTCGCCAGCGGTATGGATTTGGCTGGTGTGTTACCTAAATACATCGATATCAAGAGAGGTGCCATCTTTTGTGCATTGGTCTCCGTGGCATTACAACCATGGAATTTCTATAACTCTTCATCCACTTTCTTAACAGTCATGAGTTCCTTCGGTATTGTCATGACACCAATCATTGCCGTCATGATCGCTGATAACTTCTTGATAAGAAAGAGGAAGTACTCTATATCACAGGGGTTTGTTGGTAAAGGTAGTGAATATTACTTCAATAAAGGTTTCAATTGGAGAGCATTTGTCGCTTGGGTTTGTGGTATGACCCCCGGGTTACCTGGTATTGCCTGGCAAGTTAACAATAATTACTTCCATAATAAGggaattattaatttcttctacGGTGATTCCTTTTTCTCCTTTGTCATATcttttttcctttattgGTTCCTTTGCGTCGTCTTCCCCTTCGAGATTAATATCTTAAATGATGAGAAGGATTACTATGGTGCATTCACTGAAGAAGTCGCTAGAAAGAAGGGTATGGTTCCATATTGTGAGATCACTGAGGAGgaattggaacaatttAGAATGGATAAGGTTGATGTCACTTACGTGACCAAGAATGGATCGTCGGACTCTTCAGATGAGGAATTTAAAGAAGGTGCAGGACATCAAGAAGTTTTCTCAAAGGCATCCACGGATCATACTACTCAATTCGAAATAGTGGAACAACCAAAGACTGATAAGACGGAAAGTGAAGTGGATGAAGGTTCCATACACGAAAGAATATCAGTGGAAACAACTAAGCaaacaaattaa
- the FAR10 gene encoding Far10p (ancestral locus Anc_8.408), producing MDITRKGSTQALTNNLKKKKGHTRSRDVKEIPSKRAHLMFPRRKYVKVVVLRSLNGTFDSKYLIVPFKPDGLKFGRPVANNNSSANNNNNNNNGSSGGNGKNNENIQQQQQQTVQVRQDNGYFDSRVLSRNHALLSCNPKNGAIYIKDLKSSNGTFVNGDRIDQRDKELNVGDVLDLGTDIDTKFEHRKISAFVEDIHVLPLIPTCPEVDPREDISFVEDVDLSLIQRAAFETSLFGDTDNIELEETIFGTDTEVLSGIFINNSIGTSSNLTNTIKSIASDISLRKYDYTKLRGIESFLVNYTASLDYSNKLILEKNDHQLMQLQNDLRKKLSEEQDVLMAEHQQRINEIESAKAELKRSIKRDEKRSKDEISGIEMELEDLKTRLEVETFKNAQLTKENKSLEDAERLQEEEMSKLKRTDNIDKEVKKSRSHLILFTLGAVSLGILAFTLRYIFRSYK from the coding sequence ATGGATATTACAAGGAAGGGTAGCACACAAGCATTGACTAATAACcttaagaagaagaaggggCATACGCGATCTAGAGACGTGAAGGAAATACCGTCTAAACGTGCCCATCTGATGTTcccaagaagaaaatatgtGAAAGTGGTCGTTCTGAGATCTTTGAATGGGACATTTGattctaaatatttgattgtGCCCTTTAAACCTGACGGGTTGAAGTTTGGTAGACCCGTTGCCAATAACAATAGCAGTGccaacaataacaacaataacaataatggTAGCAGTGGAGGTAATGGTAAAAATAATGAGAACAttcaacagcaacaacagcagaCAGTGCAAGTGAGGCAGGATAATGGATATTTTGATTCAAGGGTGTTGTCAAGAAATCATGCATTATTAAGTTGTAACCCCAAAAACGGTGCCATATACATCAAAGACTTGAAATCAAGTAATGGGACCTTTGTTAACGGAGACAGAATAGATCAAAGAgataaagaattgaatgTCGGAGACGTTTTAGATCTAGGTACTGATATTGACACCAAATTCGAGCATAGAAAAATTAGTGCGTTTGTTGAAGATATACATGTCCTACCTCTGATTCCAACGTGTCCTGAGGTGGATCCCAGAGAAGATATATCCTTTGTCGAAGATGTTGATTTGTCGCTTATACAGAGAGCTGCATTTGAAACAAGTTTGTTTGGTGATACCGACAATATTGAGCTTGAAGAGACTATTTTTGGCACTGACACAGAAGTACTTAGTGGtatatttatcaataattcaattggTACAAGCTCCAATTTAACAAATACTATTAAATCTATTGCATCCGATATCTCTCTGAGGAAATATGATTATACGAAATTAAGAGGCATTGAGTCGTTTCTTGTCAATTATACCGCATCATTGGACTATTCCAACAAACTTATATTAGAAAAGAATGATCATCAATTAATGCAACTACAGAATGATCTTCGGAAAAAACTTTcagaagaacaagatgtCCTAATGGCGGAACATCAACAAcgaattaatgaaattgaaagtgcAAAGGCAGAATTGAAACGCTCCATTAAGCGTGATGAAAAGCGATCTAAAGATGAAATCAGTGGTATAGAAATGGAACTAGAAGATCTAAAAACAAGATTAGAAGTGGAAACATTTAAAAATGCTCAATTaactaaagaaaataaatctCTTGAAGATGCAGAGCGTCTTCAAGAGGAGGAAATGTCGAAACTAAAGAGAACAGATAACATTGATAAAGAGGTCAAAAAATCAAGGTCACATCTAATATTGTTTACTCTTGGTGCCGTTTCCCTTGGAATACTTGCATTTACCCttagatatatatttaGATCATATAAATGA
- the LIP2 gene encoding lipoyl(octanoyl) transferase LIP2 (ancestral locus Anc_8.407) — translation MLVSRITARSSSLIKTSTLPSLSYIPIPKAYSTYPIDESAKTIRHLQFKNRIPFEKGLRIQEKLARVQLDMKDIHSKIQKKLTDLQKEHVNATINENEKKIIDNILAMKPNPIVLTFEFEPTYTGGKRVKKVITKEQMAAFEEFVPLEQKKNPKPKFVQVERGGQITFHGPGQMVAYIIMDLKSFHDYPAKCLVSDIEQATINTLENIPIGEEKLHLKTMRTENTGVWTKTGGKIASLGIHVRRSITTHGVAINVNPDLSYLNSFEMCGLSNAKATSIKDQVPDANITVEDVAITFVKELAKLLGVKRVERMQADDINLDQ, via the coding sequence ATGTTAGTATCGCGGATAACAGCAAGAAGCTCTTCATTGATAAAAACCTCGACACTACCCTCATTATCATATATCCCAATACCTAAAGCTTATTCTACATACCCAATAGATGAATCTGCCAAAACAATTAGACATTTGCAATTTAAGAACCGCATACCCTTTGAGAAAGGTCTCAGAATACAGGAAAAATTGGCAAGGGTACAATTGGATATGAAGGATATACACTCCAAGATTCAAAAAAAGTTGACTGACTTGCAAAAGGAACATGTGAATGCTACTATCAATGagaatgaaaagaaaattattgaCAATATTCTTGCAATGAAACCGAATCCGATTGTCTTAACATTCGAGTTTGAACCGACATATACTGGTGGTAAGAGAGTTAAGAAGGTGATAACAAAAGAACAGATGGCAGCATTTGAAGAGTTTGTTCCTTTGgaacagaagaagaatccCAAACCTAAATTTGTGCAAGTGGAAAGAGGTGGTCAAATTACTTTTCATGGGCCGGGACAGATGGTAGCCTACATTATAATGGACTTAAAATCCTTCCATGATTATCCAGCGAAATGTCTAGTATCTGATATTGAACAGGCCACTATAAAcactttggaaaatatccCAATTGGGGAGGAGAAACTACATTTGAAAACCATGCGAACAGAGAACACAGGTGTTTGGACAAAAACAGGGGGCAAGATAGCCAGTCTTGGAATCCATGTTAGGAGGTCAATTACTACACATGGAGTTGCCATTAATGTCAATCCAGACCTCTCTTATTTAAATTCGTTTGAAATGTGCGGTTTATCAAATGCAAAGGCAACTTCAATAAAAGATCAAGTCCCGGATGCGAATATAACTGTGGAAGATGTAGCAATAACGTTTGTGAAAGAATTAGCCAAGCTTCTGGGTGTGAAAAGGGTAGAGAGAATGCAAGCAGATGATATTAATCTGGATCAATAG
- the VPS34 gene encoding phosphatidylinositol 3-kinase VPS34 (ancestral locus Anc_8.401): MPSNNVTFCVSQDLELPLRIKIKSLEGQKPLLKPSQKLQNPKLTQLGSNVFTNSNFIVSVQVFDEERNRNLTIPVWTPYVSFKHSRKWDHWLSLPIHIKQLNMSNRLRITLWEYDGSKRVPFYTLETSIFNLKDCSLKRGQESLKFRYDVPNGVETISDDTIQNSLNKYYQGEIKKVDWLDNITLPKLQKQQEGRNWPTGTFVLNIEFPIPELPVVYTESLNQDTQQNFPTLHNYEVTNEMVDYTKNDSRLKISLGSKLHSTLKIYDPDQYNADPIEEKYRRLERAAKHSNVDKQVKPNSKKRDYLNKIINYPPGTKLTAHEKGSIWKYRYYLMNNKKALTKLLRSTNLAEESERSEVLDLMDQWAEIDIDDAIELLGSTFKNLSVRSYAVNRLKKASDTELELYLLQLVQAVCFENISTFSDKTNSEFTIVDMNGTQHLGKSQNVMPKTTELNSSLLTLGKSINNLNLDEMPIVISPLAEFLIRRALKNSRLGNFFYWYLKAESQDNPYLGQILASFKSRLLPEHKSILDDQILLIDSLNSICEDVKNLKDTTGKKLELLTHLLTTRVRHLLRVRPVSLPLDPDIRLMDVIPESSKVFKSSLSPLKITFKTEGGSLYPIMYKVGDDLRQDQLVVQIITLMNELLKNENVDLKLMPYKILATGPQEGAIQFIPNETMAAILGKFHGILPFFKVQYPDENEESGVQAWVMDNFVKSCAGYCVITYILGVGDRHLDNLLITPDGHFFHVDFGYILGQDPKPFPPLMKLPPQIIEAFGGAESSNYNKFRSYCFVAYSILRRNAGLILNLFELMKMSNIPDIRIDPNGAILKVQERFNLDMSEEQATIHFQTLINDSLNAVLPIFIDHLHNLAQYWRA; the protein is encoded by the coding sequence ATGCCCTCCAATAACGTGACGTTCTGTGTCTCCCAGGACCTAGAACTCCCCCTCCGAATAAAGATCAAGTCATTAGAAGGACAGAAACCCCTATTGAAACCATCTCAAAAATTGCAGAACCCAAAATTAACCCAATTAGGTTCAAATGTGTTCACAAACAGTAATTTCATAGTCTCTGTGCAAGTCTTTGATGAAGAACGTAATAGGAATCTTACTATTCCTGTCTGGACGCCGTATGTTTCTTTCAAACACTCGAGGAAATGGGATCATTGGCTTTCTTTACCGATTCATATAAAACAATTGAACATGTCTAATAGACTTCGAATTACATTATGGGAGTACGATGGATCCAAAAGAGTTCCTTTCTATACGCTAGAGACATCAATTTTTAATCTGAAAGATTGCTCTTTGAAGAGAGGTCAGGAGTCATTAAAGTTTCGTTATGATGTTCCCAATGGGGTGGAGACGATAAGTGATGATACAATTCAAAActctttgaataaatacTACCAGggagaaattaaaaaagtGGATTGGCTGGATAATATTACGCTACCTAAATTGCAAAAACAGCAAGAGGGTAGGAATTGGCCAACAGGAACGTTTGTACTTAATATTGAATTCCCTATCCCTGAACTCCCTGTAGTCTATACTGAAAGTTTGAATCAGGATACACAACAGAATTTTCCAACTTTACATAATTATGAAGTGACAAACGAGATGGTTGATTATACTAAGAATGATTCACGATTAAAGATTTCCTTAGGTTCGAAACTCCATTCTACTTTGAAGATATATGATCCAGATCAATATAATGCAGATCCAATAGAGGAAAAATATCGAAGATTAGAGAGAGCTGCTAAGCATTCTAATGTGGATAAACAAGTGAAACCGAACTCAAAGAAGAgagattatttgaataaaataatcaattatCCACCTGGAACAAAATTGACTGCCCATGAGAAAGGTtccatttggaaatataggtattatttaatgaataataagAAAGCCTTAACAAAACTGCTGCGAAGTACAAATCTTGCTGAAGAATCGGAGCGTTCAGAAGTGTTGGATTTAATGGATCAATGGGCGGAGATTGACATTGACGATGCTATTGAATTGTTAGGCTCCACCTTCAAAAATCTTTCAGTGAGATCATATGCAGTAAATAGACTGAAGAAAGCTTCAGATACTGAGTTAGAACTATATCTCCTTCAATTGGTGCAGGCAGTTTGTTTTGAGAATATTTCCACGTTCTCTGATAAGACGAACAGTGAATTTACCATTGTTGACATGAATGGAACACAACATTTAGGAAAATCTCAAAACGTTATGCCAAAAACCACTGAATTGAATTCTTCTCTCTTAACCCTTGGTAAATCGATCAATAATTTAAACCTAGATGAGATGCCCATCGTTATCTCACCTTTAGCTGAATTCCTTATTAGAAGAGCTCTAAAGAATTCTAGATTGGgtaatttcttttattgGTATTTAAAGGCAGAATCACAAGATAATCCGTATCTAGGTCAAATATTGGCGTCGTTTAAAAGTAGACTCTTACCAGAGCATAAAAGTATTTTGGATGATCAAATTTTACTGATAGATAGTTTGAATTCTATTTGTGAGGATgtcaaaaatttaaaagataCCACGGGAAAGAAGTTGGAGCTATTGACCCACTTATTGACAACAAGAGTACGTCATTTGCTGAGAGTGAGACCTGTGTCCTTACCATTGGACCCCGATATCCGTTTAATGGATGTTATTCCTGAAAGCTCGAAAGTGTTTAAGAGTTCGCTATctccattgaagataaCTTTCAAGACTGAAGGTGGTTCCCTTTACCCAATAATGTATAAGGTTGGTGATGATCTACGACAAGATCAACTAGTGGTACAAATTATTACATTAATGAACGAGTTACTCAAGAATGAGAATGTTGATCTGAAACTAATGCCATATAAAATATTGGCCACAGGGCCGCAAGAAGGTGccattcaattcatccCCAATGAGACGATGGCAGCAATCTTAGGTAAATTCCATGGCATCTTACCCTTCTTTAAAGTACAATACCCCGATGAAAATGAGGAGTCTGGTGTTCAAGCCTGGGTGATGGATAATTTTGTGAAATCCTGTGCTGGTTATTGTGTGATAACATACATTTTAGGTGTCGGAGATCGACATCTAGATAATCTATTAATTACTCCTGATGGTCATTTTTTCCACGTAGATTTTGGTTACATCTTGGGGCAAGATCCCAAACCATTCCCCCCATTGATGAAACTACCACCTCAAATAATCGAGGCATTCGGTGGGGCCGAATCATCAAACTACAATAAATTTAGAAGTTACTGCTTCGTAGCATATTCCATACTGAGACGCAATGCTGGGCTGATATTGAATCTGTTtgaattgatgaaaatgtcCAATATTCCAGACATTAGAATTGATCCCAATGGTGCTATCTTGAAAGTGCAGGAAAGGTTTAATTTGGATATGTCTGAAGAACAGGCGACGATTCACTTTCAAACTTTGATCAACGATAGTTTGAACGCAGTATTACCGATATTTATCGATCATTTGCATAATCTCGCCCAGTATTGGAGGGCCTGA
- the TOP3 gene encoding DNA topoisomerase 3 (ancestral locus Anc_8.414): protein MKVLCVAEKNSIAKSVSQILGGGRSTIRDSTYTYVKNYDFQYSGFPFGNGQDCQVTMTSVAGHLTSVDFRGDIYGWGKCPIYELFDAPLSTEMDSNQKKIASNIQKEARNADFLMIWTDCDREGEYIGWEILQEAERGNRRLNEQQVYRANFSHLERRHILDAARRPQRLDMKSVSAVRTRMELDLRTGVTFTRLLTDTMKQKVEASRLQVNNNSNNNNIQNNQNHHKKKKDSPVIVSYGACQFPTLGFVVDRFERIENFVSEEFWYIQLQIKNADTGDSTTFQWDRGHLFDRLSVLTFYESCIETAGDKAKVVDLKSKPTSKYRPLPLTTVELQRNCARFLRMNAKKSLAAAEKLYQKGFVSYPRTETDTFPQNMDLKSLVEKQAQLDQPGNNKTAWASYAESLISESSSSNNKFRFPRSGSHDDKAHPPIHPIVPVSGNANLNIDEKRVYEYIVRHFLACCSEDAKGQSTTLILDWAGEKFSASGLIVLERNFLDVYPWAKWETTKRLPRLEMNEECEISKADMLSGNTSPPKPMTESELIMLMDANGIGTDATIADHIDKIQVRQYIRSEKVGKETFLQPTILGVALVHGFETIGLEDSFAKPFQRREMEEDLKKICEGRLSKEEVIVDIVGKYRDYWQRTNSAKNTLLEVFDRVRQSMS, encoded by the coding sequence ATGAAGGTATTATGTGTAGCGGAAAAGAATTCCATTGCCAAATCAGTATCGCAGATTTTGGGAGGTGGTAGATCCACTATAAGGGATTCCACATACACGTATGTGAAGAATTATGATTTCCAATATTCTGGATTCCCCTTCGGTAATGGACAGGATTGTCAAGTTACTATGACTAGTGTTGCTGGCCATTTAACTAGTGTTGATTTTAGAGGTGATATTTATGGTTGGGGTAAATGTCCCATatatgaattatttgatgcACCTTTGAGCACCGAGATGGATTCCAATCAAAAGAAGATTGCATCGaatattcaaaaggaaGCACGAAATGCAGATTTCCTAATGATTTGGACTGATTGTGATCGTGAAGGTGAATATATTGGTTGGGAAATCTTACAAGAGGCTGAACGCGGTAATAGACGATTAAATGAGCAACAGGTATATAGGGCCAATTTCTCccatttggaaagaagACATATATTAGATGCTGCTCGAAGACCACAACGGTTAGATATGAAGAGTGTTAGTGCGGTGAGGACGCGGATGGAACTAGATTTACGAACTGGTGTGACATTTACAAGATTATTGACAGATACTATGAAACAGAAAGTGGAAGCAAGTCGATTACAAgtgaataataatagcaataataacaatattcaaaataatcaaaatcatcataagaagaagaaggacTCGCCTGTGATTGTATCGTATGGTGCATGTCAATTTCCAACATTAGGGTTTGTGGTGGatagatttgaaagaattgaaaattttgtaTCTGAAGAATTTTGGTATATACAATTACAGATTAAGAATGCAGATACTGGAGATTCTACGACGTTCCAATGGGATCGAGGGCATTTATTTGATAGGTTGAGTGTGTTAACGTTTTACGAGAGTTGTATTGAGACGGCCGGTGATAAAGCCAAAGTGGTAGACTTAAAATCGAAACCTACATCCAAATACCGACCATTACCCTTAACTACAGttgaattacaaagaaattGTGCTCGATTTCTTCGAATGAACGcaaagaaatcattggCTGCGGCAGAAAAACTATACCAAAAGGGGTTTGTATCGTATCCCAGAACAGAAACTGACACGTTCCCTCAAAATATGGATTTAAAATCGTTAGTAGAAAAACAGGCTCAATTGGACCAACCCGGTAATAACAAGACAGCATGGGCGTCGTACGCGGAGAGTTTAATTTCAGAATCATCCTCgagtaataataaattcCGATTCCCTCGTAGTGGTAGCCATGACGATAAGGCACATCCACCTATCCATCCCATTGTACCCGTATCGGGCAATgcaaatttgaatattgatGAGAAACGAGTGTATGAGTATATTGTTAGGCATTTCCTTGCCTGTTGTTCCGAGGATGCTAAGGGTCAATCCACTACATTAATATTGGATTGGGCaggtgaaaaattcagTGCAAGTGGGTTAATTGTGCTAGAGAGGAATTTTCTTGATGTTTATCCCTGGGCCAAATGGGAGACTACTAAGAGATTACCACGATTGGAGATGAACGAAGAATGTGAGATCTCGAAGGCAGACATGTTATCTGGTAATACGTCGCCTCCGAAGCCCATGACAGAAAGTGAATTGATTATGCTTATGGATGCCAATGGGATTGGTACGGATGCCACGATTGCTGATCATATCGACAAGATTCAAGTGAGACAGTACATTCGAAGTGAGAAAGTGGGGAAGGAGACGTTTTTGCAACCTACAATTCTGGGTGTAGCGTTGGTCCACGGGTTTGAGACCATTGGATTGGAGGACTCATTCGCTAAGCCCTTCCAACGCAGAGAGATGGAGGAGgacttgaagaagatatgtGAGGGCCGGCTATCCAAGGAGGAAGTGATAGTCGACATAGTGGGCAAGTATCGTGATTACTGGCAGCGGACCAACAGTGCCAAGAACACGCTGCTCGAAGTGTTTGACCGGGTTCGCCAAAGTATGTCCTAG